One genomic window of Conger conger chromosome 7, fConCon1.1, whole genome shotgun sequence includes the following:
- the LOC133133824 gene encoding protein PIMREG-like, giving the protein MTSVVHGVESVVSSVWRTHAVLEESDEADSSPEAVDRFRKLRSSTSLNSLRMSLRKRLPLRPIQSNVEETPTWESLEVNRKPGAVRLLTRSARNSIGSAYQKLQRIRAPREECLVATPGRTPDRQESSLPRGKQASRTPCKPPSAPPAAVTPKRGPQRTPRSAAKRTPRATRTPKSGGACQGVRTGNSRRQLVRMAALRSPFASPNTVSNRRKFDRDLESVSSGLRKLKRLSQAFDDVIGRDDRVEAAKLYRRENVSSSGPTQSDQPLRTTRASIRCRTQRIRETVGSWTSVALSNIHKTA; this is encoded by the exons ATGACTTCAGTGGTCCACGGGGTGGAATCGGTGGTGAGCTCCGTCTGGCGCACGCACGCGGTCCTGGAGGAGTCTGACGAGGCGGACAGCTCCCCCGAGGCGGTGGACCGCTTCAGGAAGCTCCGCTCGTCCACCTCCCTGAACTCCCTGCGCATGTCGCTACGGAAACGGCTGCCCCTGCGCCCCATTCAGTCCAACGTGGAGGAGACGCCCACCTGGGAGAGCCTGGAGGTGAACCGCAAGCCCGGGGCCGTGCGTCTCCTCACCCGCAGCGCCCGGAACTCCATCGGGAGTGCCTACCAG AAGCTGCAGAGGATCCGTGCCCCGAGGGAAGAGTGCCTAGTCGCTACCCCGGGCAGGACCCCCGACCGCCAGGAGAGCAGCTTGCCCAGGGGGAAGCAGGCCTCCCGTACCCCCTGCAAAcctccctccgcccccccgGCCGCCGTCACCCCCAAACGTGGCCCGCAGCGGACCCCCAGGTCGGCCGCCAAGAGGACCCCCCGGGCCACGCGCACGCCCAAATCGGGCGGGGCCTGCCAGGGTGTGCGGACGGGCAACTCCAGGAGGCAGCTGGTGAGAATGGCAGCCCTGAGGAGCCCGTTCGCCTCACCCAACACCGTGAGCAACAGGAG GAAGTTTGACCGGGACCTGGAGTCTGTGTCCAGCGGCCTCAGGAAACTGAAACGTCTCTCTCAGGCCTTCGATGATGTCATCGGCAGGGATGACCG GGTGGAGGCCGCGAAACTCTACCGGCGGGAGAATGTGAGCAGTTCCGGCCCAACGCAGAGTGACCAGCCCCTCAGGACTACCAGGGCCTCCATCCGATGCAGAACCCAGAGAATAAGGGAGACTGTGGGCAGCTGGACTAGCGTAGCTTTGTCCAACATCCATAAAACTGCCTAG
- the tmigd1 gene encoding transmembrane and immunoglobulin domain-containing protein 1, which translates to MVGESLSLLTSISVLAVRLQSTPQANGGWITTQLNQVVSLTCLLDTADPEKELEWFRNGALVRLEGGDSSEAVSLCINPVFKEDNSVIFTCQLKKDASANASVQLEVQFPPELPNNETLEVEEESDVVLTCDAHANPQVTVTWLLDGSELDMESGGYVQAQDAMTARLSFYNIQRSIHQGTYSCTTHSPKYGDSTKTFELLVTDKTMKFPLGPIIAGVVVVLLTLLLAFISRWKRIKQCCK; encoded by the exons ATGGTAGGTGAATCCCTGTCTTTACTAACTAGCATCTCTGTGTTAGCCGTGAGGTTGCAGTCGACTCCACAGGCCAATGGAGGCTGGATCACCACACAGCTGAACCAGGTGGTGTCACTCACCTGCCTGCTGGACACGGCCGACCCAGAGAAGGAGCTGGAGTGGTTCCGGAATGGGGCTTTAGTTCGGCTGGAGGGAGGAGACTCATCGGAAGCGGTCAGCCTCTGCATTAACCCCGTGTTCAAGGAGGACAACAGCGTTATCTTCACCTGTCAGCTGAAGAAGGACGCCAGCGCCAATGCCTCAGTACAGCTGGAAGTGCAAT TTCCCCCCGAGCTGCCCAACAACGAGAcgctggaggtggaggaggaaagCGATGTGGTTTTGACGTGCGACGCCCACGCCAACCCCCAAGTGACCGTGACCTGGCTGCTGGATGGATCGGAGCTGGACATGGAAAGCGGAGGCTACGTGCAGGCCCAGGATGCGATGACCGCCCGCCTCTCCTTTTACAACATACAACGCAGCATCCACCAGGGAACATACAGCTGCACCACTCACTCCCCCAAATACGGAGACAGTACCAAGACATTCGAGCTACTTGTGACAG ATAAGACCATGAAGTTCCCCTTGGGCCCCATCATTGCTGGGGTAGTGGTAGTACTCCTCACTCTTCTCCTGGCATTCATTTCAAGGTGGAAAAGAATCAAGCAG TGCTGTAAGTAA